One Rhodothermales bacterium genomic window, GGCATTCCCACGCCGTGCTGGTAGACGACATCGTCACGACCGGGGCCACGGCCCTTTCGGCAGCCGTTGCTCTCCGTGCAGTAGGCTTCGAGCACGTCACGATTGCGGCGGTGGGCCTAGCGCGCGATTAACGCAACAAACTCAGCTACGTTCACCTGCCGGTCACAGACAGCAGCCTCGTCATCGATATTCGTAGCCACAAGTACGATCCGCCCCCTCTCCCTGTGGGCTTCTATCAGTTCCGTGACGACCCTCCGGCCAGCTGCGTCCAGGTTGGAACTGGGCTCGTCGAACATCAGCACCGCAGGATCGTGGATGACTGCCATTGCGAGCTTGAGCCGCTGCTTCATGCCACTCGAGTACGTGCCGACCTCCTGGTTGGCCGCTGCTTCCAGTCCGACCTCCCTGAGCGCGCGTTCTATCGTAGCGTCGCCACCGCCGAGCCGTCGAAGTCGTACGAGAAACGCCAGATTCTCAGCGGCGGTGAACGAGTCGTACACGTTGATGTAGGGCGCCACAAAGCCAACGTGCCTCGTGAGATCGTCCACGCTTTCGGACCCGTTCCAACTCGCATCGATATGCCCTTCCGTCGGCGTCAGAAGTCCAGCGAGAATCCTGAGCAAAGTCGATTTCCCGGATCCGTTCGGACCGGTAATCGCGACGACTTCTCCGGCCGCGAATTCGACGTGCACATGTCGGAAGATGAAACGGCGACCAAATCGTTTGCCGATGTCGACTGCTGTCAAGCGATTCAGAAGCAAGGCCAACGGTCCCTCCGTTGATGAGTAGTAACCGGCGCATCCAGCACATTTGTCCGCCGCAATGTACTGCGTGTGGCCGTCGGCTCTGATCATTACCTTGTGAAAAGGCGTTCATTTCCCCGCGCCTCTTCAATCCCGCACCACAAACGCATCCCGGCCCGGTTATCATTCTATGAAATCAACCCTCCTCCTGTCGCTTCCGCTGATGATCGCCGGCGTGGCCTGCCAGAGCGGTGACAAAGAACAAGCACAACCCGCTCCGCAGACAGAGGTCGATGCGGTATATAGTGCCTCGCTGAGCCCCGCCAACCAGAGCGGGGTGTCCGGCACAGTTGAATTCTCATCCGTGGCAGACGGGACTGTTCTCGTCACAGCTGTTGTTTCGGGGCTGGAATCTGGCGGACGGTTTGGCTTTCACGTCCACGAGTTTGGAGACTGTAGTGCGCCCGATGCGAGTTCGGCAGGCGGTCACTACAATCCGATGGGCTCTCCACACGGAGCGCCCGGCAACCCTGCCACTGAGCGACATGCCGGGGATCTGGGCAACCTGGAAGAACTGGCCGAAGGCGTCGCCGAGTTCGAGTCAGTCGACTCCGTGATTCGGCTCACCGGGGAGCAGACAATCGAGGGCAAGGCGGTGATCGTACACTCTGGCGCCGATGACTTTGTAACACAGCCAACCGGCAATGCGGGCAAGCGACTCGCGTGCGGCGTAATTGTGCGGAAGGTTCAGTGACGTGCTCGGGCGACCTGCGGAGCGTCGGACGCCCGGTCTACGCGACTGATCGGATCGGCACCGGAGGCTGCTGAAAGATCTCTCCCAGCCACTCCGAACGGCGGGCGATGAGCGCGCCCGTCATGTCAGCATCCAGCGGCTTCGAGAAGAGGTAGCCCTGCCCGAACATGCAGTCCATCGACTGCAGGTGGTCCAGCTGACGCGTCGTTTCCACACCTTCGGCTACGGCGTGGATGTTCAGCGATTTGGCCAGATCCAGTACGGTCTTGACCATCTTCAGTCCGTCGTCCTGTCGTTCCATTCTCTTGATAAACGAGCGATCGATCTTCAGAATGTCGATCGGCAGAGAATGCAGCATGCTCAGTGACGCGTATCCTGTACCAAAGTCGTCCAGACTGATCTTGACGCCGAGCGCCTTGATACGCTCGAGATCACGCACCGCCCGTTCTCCGTCGTCAATCAGAACGCTCTCGGTTATCTCCAGTGCAACTCGCGAGTCTCCGAGTCCCGTCAGATCCATGACCGACGCGATGTAGTCGACCAGTTCGGGATCGTGGAAGCTGCGATTCGAGCAGTTCACGGAGATGGACAGATCTAGATCACCGAAGCGGCGATCCCACGCGGCAACCTGCTCGGTCGCCTGCTGGAACATCCATCGATCCAGGTCGACGATCAATCCGGTCTCTTCCGCTACGGACATGAACTGGGCCGGCGTGATCAGTCCTCTATGCGGATGATACCAGCGCACAAGTGCTTCGAACCCGTACAGTGTCCCGGATGCAAGATGGATAATTGGCTGATAGAACACGCGAAGTTCGTCGCGTTCGATCGCGCGTCGGAGGTCGGACTCGAGCTGTAGCAACGCGGACGCCTGCATCTGCTGCGTTTCGTCGAACACGGCGAAGCATGCGCGGCCCTTGCGCTTGGCCTGATACATGGCGGCGTCTGCATCGCGAAGCAGATCTTCGGCCAGATCATAGTGGGGGTCGCCCATCACGATGCCAATGCTTGCCGACGAAAAGACCTCCATCCCCTCGATGATAAATGGCGACGCCAGGCTTTCCAGGATTCGCTCGGCCACGTACAGCGCCCCATCCTGGCCACCGACTCCACTCAACAGGACAGCGAATTCATCTCCGCCCAGCCGCGCGATCACGTCTCCATCACGAACAGCCTGCTTGAGGCGGAACGCGAACATCTTCAGTAGCGCGTCTCCGGCATGATGGCCGAGGCTGTCGTTCACCATCTTGAAGCGGTCCAGATCGAGGAAAACGACCGCATAGTCCGGTTCGCCATCCCGAGATTCCGCGGTCGCGCTGTCGAGCGATCGCAGGAACATCATACGGTTGGGCAGGCCGGTCAGCGTGTCGTGATATGCGTGGTGGATCAATCGATCCTGCATCTCACGCCGCTCGGTGTCGTCTCGCATCACGGCGAGCAGACCGTTAAACTCGCCGGTAGGACCGTAGAGAACACTGGCCGATGCGTGGATGTGGCGCTCACCTTCGGTATGAGGTGTGGAGATAATGATCTCTCCCGACCACGTTCCGCGGTCTGCCAGAAGACCCCAGGCGGCGTGCTCTTCTTCGGGCTTCTCAAAGCGAAATTGTAGCAACTCTTCCGGACCTCTCCCCAGCGTGTCTTCTACGCTTAGACCAGTCAGTACCTCAGCACCCTTGTTCCAGTACTTGATGGCCATGTCTGAGCCCACCGTTACAACGGCGTCGCTCACCTGCGCAAGAACCTCAGCCTGGAACCGCAGTTTCTCGACGGCTGCACGGTTGTCGCCGACATCACGAAGCATCCACAGATGTGCCATAACGTCGCCGTCGCGCATTCTCGGGACGTAGGTGATCTCGAGTCGTCGTCCAGGGCCGAAATCAATCTCGGTAGTGCGAGACGTGGTGGCATCACCGTGAGGCTGACCCACCAGTTGGTTGCGGAATGCCGTGAGCTCAGGCAGCGGACGAGACGCTGATCCCAGTACTTCGCTGAGAGATCTCGTCACATACGATTGCGGGGGATCAGGTAATCCGAGTAGCCGACAGAACGAAACGTTGAGATGTCGAATGAGGCCGTCGGGTCCCTCTTCCAGAAAGCCCGTCTCGACCTGGCGCACGTCGAGGGCTCCAGGGTTGGGTGAACCGACTACTCCCAGTCCGGTCGGCGAAAGTGGGGACGGCTCTAACTTCATGCGGAGTATACAAGTACGAAAATGGCCCGCTGGCTACATCGCGTTGTATCGGCATGCCATACCCCAAACTTTAGATGAAATCGGGCTGCAAAAAAGTCGTCTGGAGACTTAAGAGCCTCGTTTGGCGGCCCCCGAGTGACAGTCACAGGTTGCCGTGCACGGCCGCTCCTCTACCGCCTGATCTCCGCAAGCATATCGCTGTAGGATCGATCGACCAGTTGATCATCCTCAACGCCGAGCAGAGACATCGTTCGCCGGCACTGCTGCTCGAGCACTGCCTCTACGTCCGGCCCGGGGTCCCCTATCGCCTCGATCTCGAGGAAGTGTCCCAGGCCCTCGACGCTGTCCACATGCACCTTAACATTTGAGAGGAAGTAGATGTGACGCGCCTTCTTGACCACCACTTCGACGCGGAGTGCCTCCACAAGCAGGGCGCGAAGACCTTCGGGATCCGGAGGGTGATAGAGCCGAACGAACGACGGCCGGGGTCCCGCCTCATCCCCGCGCCTGTAGTAGATCAGCGTGTTCTCGATGTTGCCCTCGCGCAGTTTCAGCCTGCCTTCGCGAACCCTGAAATACGTGTCGGTTTGATGATCAAGCCCGACGTACCGGGCACCCGCCGACTTCAGCCGATCGCAGACGCCCTCCGGATCATCGCAGTGAGCCTTTATCTCGACGTTGACTTTGGATTCGGCACTCATCGATCCGCGAGTCCATGCGACCCGGAAAGCAACAGCCTCATGGCGGTGGCGGTGCTCGGGCAGAGTGTGGTGAATTCTCTCGACTCGATCACCGGACCGGAGATCGACTCCCTGCTCACGGCCTCGAAACCGAAGCGCTTGAAATAGTCCGACGCATCTGTTGTCAAGAGGACCACTTCCGAGATCCCTAAAGATGCCGCGCTCTCGACGGCATCCCGAACGAGTCGCGCCCCTACTCCGTCCGACTGCTCGGATGACGCGACAACGACAGACCGCAGCAGGGCCTGCGACCCGTGGATTTCAATAGCCGCCGCACCAACAAGCACGTTGCCGCGCTTCGCGACAAGCAAAGTGTCAAAGACATCTTCGATGCCGTCGACCGGTAGCGAGGCCGCAGACAGCAGTTCATTCACACGCGCGACGTCGGAGCGCTGCGCCTTTTCAATTGTAACCGGACGGACGCTCGTGTGCGCGGACGGCGTCGCACGGATCGCCAGCTCGGACAGGCGTGCATAGTACGGCTCACACTCAACCAGCAGCGGACCGAGCTTGGGCGGCAGCGGAGTCGTTTTCGGCCGATACGGCGCGAATCCCGTCGTGGTGTGAACATCATGGTACCAGATGTCCGACCACACGCCGTCCTCCGGTCGCGGACCACTCGGCCAGTGCAACATCGCTTTCACGAACGGAATGCTTATTCGCTCGCAGACCTGCCGGAGAACGGACTCCGGATCCGCCAGCAGCTCGCGCGCGTCAATGACGACCACATTCTGTCCGATGGAGGCGAGATGTTCGACTAACCGGACCTGAACGGGAAAGCCTGTGTCATCAATTCTCGGATCCGGCAGTTTGCGTGCAAGGGACGGAAGTACCTGAGCGGGCGCTCTTGTAAGAATGACGTTGGCCGTTCGCTCCAGAAAGTCCCAACTGACGTCTACGAGGTGGTGCGCCATGTTCTTGACGAAGATGGTTCCGTCGGCCGTGTCACCCAGAATGACGTCAGCGATCACACGTTCGCCGTCGTTGTCCTGGCTCGCGATGATCCGCTCCCGTCCCGGGTGGTCCACGCCAGAGACCCGCAAGTAGTGAGCGTAAAGCGGCTCGTCGATGACACGTGTACCCGGGCGTTGCGCGAACGAATACATCAATGCCGTCGAAACATTGCGCGGCCCCGACCACAGACAAATGCGTTTCGTATCCATTGATTCTTGAGCCTGACGATAACGTCTTTCATCACGGGCCGTCGATCCACAGGTCTGGCGAGCGCATTCGACCTGCCGGATTCGACCGCAGCGCGACGTCTGCGCTGCACGTCGCAAATGTACACCGGGTGATGGACACTGTCATCTGCGGCCGGCGTTGCTTGCTGTCATTCGTCGGTGAAGCGTCTGAGTTCAGCATGTCCGTGACCGCAAACGAATGAGATGTCAGAAGACGGCGACGGCATGGCTGGGGCGGTGTCTTGCGAGGTCACTTTCTTGATTCCGGGAGACGTGTACCCTGACGCCAGATCAGTCGACGTTCCTCGTGCGAGAAGCCACACGATGCCGCTTCGGCGCAAGGCACATACCACGCATCAGCCCGATCACCCTTCGACATGCACTGTAAGGCCGCGTCTACCCATGATTCGTTCGCGTTGGGGCTCATGTAATTACCCCTGCATCAGGCCGAGTGGAGGCCCGCTGGTCTAAAACTCAGTTCACAACCGCCGATGTCCAACATAAGGGGGTCCGATTTTCGGAAGCCGATTACGGGCGGCGTCCTCCGGGTTCAATAATGAGGTGACGGCCATGATTCCCTCAACGCTGCCCATCGCGGCTCTGGTCTGTCTGACACTAGCCGTACCACAATTCCATGCAACGGCTCAGACGTCCTACTACTCGCCGTCATTCCTTCCCGACACGCCCATCGCGGCCGTGATCGAACCGAGGATTGACGCGGGCACGTTGTACCGCATCATCCAGCCCATCACGACGGCGACCGAGTACGCGAATGGAATCGTCGAGTACAACAACGGAAACGGATTCATCGTTGGGAATCGTTTCTACACCGTCAACCACAATCTTGCGTCCTCCAACCATGTGCCGAAGCTTCGAAAGACGTCGTACGTAAACGGTGTGGTCGTTCGGGCAATGCGTGTGAGTGCAGACCACGACCTTGCCGTGTTTCCGCTTCCTGACGAACTCTGTAAGAGTCATTGCAACGACCTGTCTCTCAATGAGCACGTCACGGTACAGCAAGGACAAGAAGTTTTCTGGCTCCGCAAGTTTGATGGGCAGGTCGTCATCAAGAGAGGCCGCGTTCTTGACTATGCCTGGATCGGCGAGTCTCCTCCGTCTCGTGACAGAGTCGGTCGGTGTGACGGCCGAATGGTGGTGCAGATCGATACACCCTTTCTGCCGGGCACATCAGGGTCTCCAGTCATCGACTCCGAGACCGGACAGATCATTGGAATCGCGCAGGGCAGTCTCTTCTCCGAACGCCAGCAGTCCGGATTTTTCAAGCCTCTGAACTGCCTCAAGAAATTGCGCGGTAATGACTCCGGCATAACCCTGACCGGAAATTTCGTGGACTGACGCGACATATCTGCGCCGGTGCGACGGAACCGGAGGCTACCGGATCATGCGAAGATGAGCCGGACAATCGCTACACCGACTGCCCGATTCGTTGCTCTACGCGCCTCCAGGGACGCAGCGGATTCAACCGGAATTGGGTGCAGAACGGAGTGATGACGTCGCATCACGCGACACAGGCGATGGGAACAACTGGCAGCTCAGGGACTACCAGTTTGCGCAATTCCAGGACCCATCTCGTTGTTTATGTTTGATTTCCCTCGACTCTCCCTTGCGGCAGGACCTCGTCAGCGTGACGTGGAGGGCAAAGCCGGGAACGCATGCCGAAATGGCGTGATCGCCACAAGAATCTTGCGACTTTCCGTGTTCCTCCTGCTCGTCTTAATGCTCCCCGCGTGTGACTCGGCTGAGCCACAAACCGTGAACAGCGACCCTCTCCTTCCAGAGGACGTCAGGCCCGAGGACTACACGACTACGGCGAGTGGTCTTCGGTACTTCGACCTGAAGGTCGGCGAGGGAATCAGCGTGCGACCGCAGTCCATCGTTCAGTTCCACTACGTGATGTGGCTTGAGGATGACCGTGTCATCGATACGAGTCTCAACCGTGGATCTCCAGCGACCGTCGTCCTGGGAGAAGGCACGTTGATACCGGGAATGGAGGAAGGGATGATTGGAATCAGAGTCGGGGGATCGAGACAACTCATTGTGCCGCCCGATCTCGCATACGGTGCTGAGGGCGTACCGAATGCCGGCATCCCACCGAATGCGACGTTCATAGTCGGCATTGCGTTGCTCGACGCAGTGGGCCAGACGACCACCGAATGAGTCTCAGCCAACTCCTGTAGCCGGGAGCACACAACATGATTCTTGAATCGCTCGCGAGTGGTCTTGTCCTGGTATTCGCAATCGCAATCGGCTCCGCGTGTATCATCTCGCTGTACTCGCCAGACAGATTGATGCGGTTCGTCCAGACGGAGTGGGACAAACCTTGGGCGATGTACGTAGCCGTCGTTGTGAGGTTGATCCTTGGCGCAGCGCTGATCTACGCAGCTCCGGCCTCCCGATTTCCAGGCGTCTTCACGGCGTTAGGCGGGATCGCCATCGTTGCCGCAATCGCCATCCCGGTTGTCGGGCGGGAACGGTTCGGGGCGGTCCTGGATTGGTTTGCAGAACGTCCACCGCTGTTTGTCCGACTGTGGCTGCTGTTCGGTCTCCACTTCTGCGTCTTTCTTGTTTACGGCCTACTGTAGCATGATCGGGGGGCGAGTCAGTTGGTGGCCGCTCTCTCCCCTCCCAGCCTCTCAGGCAGATCCGCCACCACGTACGCCATGACGGCCAGAGTCGCGACACACAGGTTCAACTCGTGCGGATCCAGCTTGTCCATGGTGTCCGCATTCGTGTGGTGATACCAGAAATATTTGGAGCGCTCGACGCGCAGGCCCATTCCCGGTACGCCTTCTCGCATCAGCGGGCCGATATCTGCACCTCCACCACCGCGCGTCACTTCACCCGCACCGATCTGCTCCAAAAGTCCGCCAATCTTCTTTATTGTCTCGAACGCCTCGTCCGAACCACTGAAACCGAACCCCCGAGGCTTGAACACACCCGAGTCGGACTCGATCGCCAGCACCATGTTTGCGATCTCATCGAGATGCGCATCGCGATAACCCGTTCCACCTCGAAGTCCGTTTTCCTCGTTCGTCCAGAGCACGACGCGTACCGTTCGGCGGGGTCGCAACCCGAGCCTCTTCATCAGCAACAACGCCTGCCACGCGGCAACACAGCCGCCGCCATCATCCATCGCCCCCTGGCCCACATCCCAGGAGTCGATGTGCCCGCCCATTATTACCACCTCCTCCGGTCGCTCCCATCCGACGATCTCCGCGACGACGTTTCGGGATAGAACATCCGGTTCCGTCCTGGCATCCATTTGCAGCCGGACTCGAACTCGCTGCCCGCGGTCCTGCATGCGCTGCATCATCTCCGCGTCTTCGAGCGTGACAGCCGCATGCGGTATTCGTTCAACTCCGTCCTGATAGCTACGCATCGCTCCGGTGTGCGGTGTATAGAGCGAAGCCGGTCCCACCGACCGTACGAGGCTTGCCACCGCGCCTGCTTCGGCCGCTCGCGTTGCGCCGAGACCCCGGTATTGAACGGTTGCACCGTACGTTGTGAACGGCACGTTGTATAGGATGATCTTGCCTTCGGCCTCGTCGCGGCGCAACAACAATTCGTCGAACGAACCGACAACCAGGACATCCGCCTCGATTCCATCCGGACCCGTTCCGACACTCCCTCCCAACCCGAGAATCTGCATCTCCTGTCGCCTCGGGCTCGTCAACACCAGCGATTCGCTTCCCCGAATCCATTTCGGAACCATCACGGGTTCTCCGTGCACATTCTCGAGACCGTCCGCTTCCATGCTGGCCAGTATCCAGTCAATGGCGTCTTCCAGATTCCGCGTACCGCTGAAGCGCGGCCCAAACGTATCCGCCATGTACGCCAGTCGTACGAAGGCCGAACTGTCTTCGAGTGCAGCAGCTATCAACCGCGTCGCGACCGTGTCAAAAGCAGCCACATGGTCGTCGTCACCGCCGGGCACTCCGTCCGCAATACTTCCGTCAACACCCGGCGTCAACATCATGACGAGTGTCAGGGCAAAACCAACATATTTCATTCAAACCTCAGCTTGTTTCGCGTGCAATAAGAATAGGGCAAACCAGCTACGCTTATCCGTCCAGACCTGCTCGACCCAGAAGTCAGCACCGCGCGCCAGCTCGCTGAATTGATCGATACCGTACTTGTAGGAGTTCTCCGTGTGAACGTATTCGCCACGCTCAAAACGAAAAGCCCGGTCCGCAACTCGGACGGTCTGCGCTTTCCGGCTGACCAGATGCATCTCAATCCGTCCCTCGTCCTCATCGTAGATGGCCCGGTGTGCGAACCCGTCAAGATCGAAGTCCGCTGCAAGCTCGCGATTGATTCGCGCCAGTAGATTAAGATTGAACTCCGCAGTGACTCCCGACGCGTCGTCGTACGCATTGAGAAGTACCTCGGGATCCTTTTTCAAATCCACTCCGATAATCGCTCCCCCATCATCGCCGACAATGGTGTGCATTCGCTTCAGGAATCGTGTGGCGTTCGCCGGGCGAAAGTTACCGATTGTTGAGCCCGGGAAATAGACGACCCTCCGGCCATCGAATTCGGGAAGGTCGACCGGGGTGGTGTAGTCCGCGTGAACCGGGATCACATGAAGATCCGGATAGTCGGCCGTCAACCCATCCGCCACCTGGTTGAGATGAACGCCCGAGATATCGATGGGCACGTACGTCGAACCTGGCGGGATGTGCTCCAGAATCATGCGAGTCTTCGTGCTCGACCCGCTTCCATACTCGATGATCGCGAGCTCCTCACCGAGCGATGCCCCGATCGCATCGATGTTCTCGCGCATGATCTGCAGCTCTGTCCGCGTCGGGTAGTACTCTTCGAGTTCAGTGATCTTATCGAAGAGTGCGGATCCGGTCGCGTCGTAGAAATACTTGGACGGCAAGCTCTTGGGCGAGCCGGACAAACCGGTCA contains:
- a CDS encoding M20/M25/M40 family metallo-hydrolase; translated protein: MMLTPGVDGSIADGVPGGDDDHVAAFDTVATRLIAAALEDSSAFVRLAYMADTFGPRFSGTRNLEDAIDWILASMEADGLENVHGEPVMVPKWIRGSESLVLTSPRRQEMQILGLGGSVGTGPDGIEADVLVVGSFDELLLRRDEAEGKIILYNVPFTTYGATVQYRGLGATRAAEAGAVASLVRSVGPASLYTPHTGAMRSYQDGVERIPHAAVTLEDAEMMQRMQDRGQRVRVRLQMDARTEPDVLSRNVVAEIVGWERPEEVVIMGGHIDSWDVGQGAMDDGGGCVAAWQALLLMKRLGLRPRRTVRVVLWTNEENGLRGGTGYRDAHLDEIANMVLAIESDSGVFKPRGFGFSGSDEAFETIKKIGGLLEQIGAGEVTRGGGGADIGPLMREGVPGMGLRVERSKYFWYHHTNADTMDKLDPHELNLCVATLAVMAYVVADLPERLGGERAATN
- a CDS encoding EAL domain-containing protein, which codes for MKLEPSPLSPTGLGVVGSPNPGALDVRQVETGFLEEGPDGLIRHLNVSFCRLLGLPDPPQSYVTRSLSEVLGSASRPLPELTAFRNQLVGQPHGDATTSRTTEIDFGPGRRLEITYVPRMRDGDVMAHLWMLRDVGDNRAAVEKLRFQAEVLAQVSDAVVTVGSDMAIKYWNKGAEVLTGLSVEDTLGRGPEELLQFRFEKPEEEHAAWGLLADRGTWSGEIIISTPHTEGERHIHASASVLYGPTGEFNGLLAVMRDDTERREMQDRLIHHAYHDTLTGLPNRMMFLRSLDSATAESRDGEPDYAVVFLDLDRFKMVNDSLGHHAGDALLKMFAFRLKQAVRDGDVIARLGGDEFAVLLSGVGGQDGALYVAERILESLASPFIIEGMEVFSSASIGIVMGDPHYDLAEDLLRDADAAMYQAKRKGRACFAVFDETQQMQASALLQLESDLRRAIERDELRVFYQPIIHLASGTLYGFEALVRWYHPHRGLITPAQFMSVAEETGLIVDLDRWMFQQATEQVAAWDRRFGDLDLSISVNCSNRSFHDPELVDYIASVMDLTGLGDSRVALEITESVLIDDGERAVRDLERIKALGVKISLDDFGTGYASLSMLHSLPIDILKIDRSFIKRMERQDDGLKMVKTVLDLAKSLNIHAVAEGVETTRQLDHLQSMDCMFGQGYLFSKPLDADMTGALIARRSEWLGEIFQQPPVPIRSVA
- a CDS encoding FKBP-type peptidyl-prolyl cis-trans isomerase; amino-acid sequence: MFDFPRLSLAAGPRQRDVEGKAGNACRNGVIATRILRLSVFLLLVLMLPACDSAEPQTVNSDPLLPEDVRPEDYTTTASGLRYFDLKVGEGISVRPQSIVQFHYVMWLEDDRVIDTSLNRGSPATVVLGEGTLIPGMEEGMIGIRVGGSRQLIVPPDLAYGAEGVPNAGIPPNATFIVGIALLDAVGQTTTE
- a CDS encoding superoxide dismutase family protein, whose translation is MKSTLLLSLPLMIAGVACQSGDKEQAQPAPQTEVDAVYSASLSPANQSGVSGTVEFSSVADGTVLVTAVVSGLESGGRFGFHVHEFGDCSAPDASSAGGHYNPMGSPHGAPGNPATERHAGDLGNLEELAEGVAEFESVDSVIRLTGEQTIEGKAVIVHSGADDFVTQPTGNAGKRLACGVIVRKVQ
- a CDS encoding class IV adenylate cyclase, with translation MSAESKVNVEIKAHCDDPEGVCDRLKSAGARYVGLDHQTDTYFRVREGRLKLREGNIENTLIYYRRGDEAGPRPSFVRLYHPPDPEGLRALLVEALRVEVVVKKARHIYFLSNVKVHVDSVEGLGHFLEIEAIGDPGPDVEAVLEQQCRRTMSLLGVEDDQLVDRSYSDMLAEIRR
- the egtD gene encoding L-histidine N(alpha)-methyltransferase, whose product is MEASFLNDVLTGLSGSPKSLPSKYFYDATGSALFDKITELEEYYPTRTELQIMRENIDAIGASLGEELAIIEYGSGSSTKTRMILEHIPPGSTYVPIDISGVHLNQVADGLTADYPDLHVIPVHADYTTPVDLPEFDGRRVVYFPGSTIGNFRPANATRFLKRMHTIVGDDGGAIIGVDLKKDPEVLLNAYDDASGVTAEFNLNLLARINRELAADFDLDGFAHRAIYDEDEGRIEMHLVSRKAQTVRVADRAFRFERGEYVHTENSYKYGIDQFSELARGADFWVEQVWTDKRSWFALFLLHAKQAEV
- a CDS encoding trypsin-like peptidase domain-containing protein, which gives rise to MIPSTLPIAALVCLTLAVPQFHATAQTSYYSPSFLPDTPIAAVIEPRIDAGTLYRIIQPITTATEYANGIVEYNNGNGFIVGNRFYTVNHNLASSNHVPKLRKTSYVNGVVVRAMRVSADHDLAVFPLPDELCKSHCNDLSLNEHVTVQQGQEVFWLRKFDGQVVIKRGRVLDYAWIGESPPSRDRVGRCDGRMVVQIDTPFLPGTSGSPVIDSETGQIIGIAQGSLFSERQQSGFFKPLNCLKKLRGNDSGITLTGNFVD
- the ccmA gene encoding heme ABC exporter ATP-binding protein CcmA; its protein translation is MNRLTAVDIGKRFGRRFIFRHVHVEFAAGEVVAITGPNGSGKSTLLRILAGLLTPTEGHIDASWNGSESVDDLTRHVGFVAPYINVYDSFTAAENLAFLVRLRRLGGGDATIERALREVGLEAAANQEVGTYSSGMKQRLKLAMAVIHDPAVLMFDEPSSNLDAAGRRVVTELIEAHRERGRIVLVATNIDDEAAVCDRQVNVAEFVALIAR
- a CDS encoding GNAT family N-acetyltransferase — protein: MDTKRICLWSGPRNVSTALMYSFAQRPGTRVIDEPLYAHYLRVSGVDHPGRERIIASQDNDGERVIADVILGDTADGTIFVKNMAHHLVDVSWDFLERTANVILTRAPAQVLPSLARKLPDPRIDDTGFPVQVRLVEHLASIGQNVVVIDARELLADPESVLRQVCERISIPFVKAMLHWPSGPRPEDGVWSDIWYHDVHTTTGFAPYRPKTTPLPPKLGPLLVECEPYYARLSELAIRATPSAHTSVRPVTIEKAQRSDVARVNELLSAASLPVDGIEDVFDTLLVAKRGNVLVGAAAIEIHGSQALLRSVVVASSEQSDGVGARLVRDAVESAASLGISEVVLLTTDASDYFKRFGFEAVSRESISGPVIESREFTTLCPSTATAMRLLLSGSHGLADR